The following coding sequences lie in one Flavobacterium sp. 20NA77.7 genomic window:
- the carA gene encoding glutamine-hydrolyzing carbamoyl-phosphate synthase small subunit produces the protein MKYTNRPQALLLLKDGTIFYGKSVGIAGTTFGEIAFNTGTTGYQEIFTDPSYYGQIMVTTNAHIGNYGVNEKEVESDGVKIAGLVCKNFSFTYSRPDASESLYEYLDKQNLIVISDVDTRALVSYIRDNGAMNGVICTDDTPLDTLKAKLAEMPDMKGLELASKVSTTLPYFFGDEQSTYKISALDLGIKTNILRNLASRDCYIKVFPYNASYEDLKSFNPDGYFLSNGPGDPDPLFAAQEVARQILGDNKPLFGICLGHQVIALANGISTYKMFNGHRGINHPVKNILTGKGEITSQNHGFAVVKEELEKHPDFELTHVHLNDGTVAGMRMKNKNCFSVQYHPEASPGPHDSSYLFDQFIENIKTAKN, from the coding sequence ATGAAATATACAAATAGACCTCAAGCATTATTGCTACTGAAAGATGGTACAATATTTTACGGAAAATCTGTGGGTATTGCTGGCACAACATTTGGAGAAATAGCTTTTAACACAGGAACTACTGGATACCAAGAAATTTTTACAGACCCTTCTTATTATGGTCAAATTATGGTTACAACAAATGCTCACATCGGAAATTATGGTGTGAACGAAAAAGAAGTTGAATCAGATGGAGTAAAAATTGCAGGCTTAGTTTGTAAAAATTTTAGTTTTACTTATTCTAGACCAGATGCTTCAGAAAGTTTATACGAATATTTAGACAAACAAAACTTAATTGTTATTTCTGATGTAGACACGAGAGCATTGGTAAGTTATATTCGAGATAACGGCGCTATGAACGGGGTAATATGTACAGATGACACACCTCTTGATACTTTAAAAGCTAAATTAGCTGAAATGCCCGACATGAAAGGATTAGAGTTGGCTTCAAAAGTTTCAACTACATTGCCTTATTTCTTTGGAGATGAACAATCCACATATAAAATTTCTGCTTTAGATTTGGGTATAAAAACAAATATCTTACGAAATTTAGCGAGTAGAGATTGCTACATCAAAGTTTTTCCATATAATGCAAGTTACGAAGACCTGAAAAGTTTTAATCCAGACGGATATTTTCTGTCTAATGGCCCTGGTGATCCAGATCCATTGTTTGCCGCACAAGAAGTAGCACGACAAATTTTGGGTGATAATAAGCCATTATTTGGAATTTGTTTGGGACATCAAGTAATTGCTTTAGCAAACGGAATCTCAACCTACAAAATGTTTAATGGACATAGAGGAATAAATCATCCTGTAAAGAATATACTTACGGGTAAAGGAGAAATTACATCGCAAAATCATGGATTTGCAGTAGTGAAAGAAGAACTAGAAAAACATCCCGATTTCGAACTTACTCATGTTCATTTAAATGACGGAACTGTAGCAGGAATGCGAATGAAAAATAAAAACTGTTTTTCGGTACAATACCATCCTGAAGCTAGTCCAGGGCCACATGATTCCAGCTATCTTTTTGATCAATTTATTGAAAATATAAAAACAGCTAAAAACTAA
- the rplQ gene encoding 50S ribosomal protein L17 gives MRHGKKFNHLSRQTGHRKAMLANMACSLIEHKRINTTVAKAKALKQFVEPLVTKSKEDTTHNRRIVFSYLRNKYAVTELFREVAAKVGDRPGGYTRIIKLGNRLGDNADMAMIELVDFNTLYNATKKEAKKTTRRSRAKKVEDASVAETPAVETTEENSEAAE, from the coding sequence ATGAGACACGGAAAAAAATTTAATCATTTAAGTAGACAAACAGGACATAGAAAAGCTATGCTTGCTAATATGGCTTGTTCGTTAATTGAACATAAGCGTATTAATACTACTGTGGCAAAAGCAAAAGCTTTGAAACAATTTGTAGAACCGCTTGTTACTAAATCTAAAGAAGATACTACTCACAATAGACGTATCGTTTTCTCGTATTTGAGAAATAAATATGCTGTTACTGAATTATTCAGAGAAGTAGCTGCTAAAGTTGGCGACCGTCCAGGAGGATATACTCGTATTATTAAATTGGGTAACCGTCTTGGGGATAACGCTGATATGGCAATGATTGAATTAGTAGATTTCAATACATTATATAATGCTACTAAAAAAGAAGCTAAGAAAACAACTCGTAGAAGTAGAGCTAAAAAAGTGGAGGATGCATCAGTTGCTGAAACACCAGCTGTTGAAACTACAGAAGAAAATTCTGAAGCTGCTGAATAA